In the genome of Triticum urartu cultivar G1812 chromosome 5, Tu2.1, whole genome shotgun sequence, one region contains:
- the LOC125507953 gene encoding probable carboxylesterase 13 produces MPEACCNTAIVHTLRFRSSETRPRATAAMDPDTEVDFDFSPFLIRYKSGRVHRLMGASRVDAGTDAATGVTCKDVVIDADAGLAARLYLPKDVPRSEKLPVLVYFHGGAFAVHSAFSGTHHRFLNALVAAAGVVAVSVDYRLAPEHPLPAAYDDAWAALRWALASCAPAAGREPWLAEHGDAARVFVAGDSAGANIAHHMATRAGGGENGMPAGARIEGLVLLHPYFRGKDLVPSEGADPRFLQRVERSWGFVCAGRYGADHPFINPLAMPAEEWAALGCRRALVTVAELDTMRDRGRRYVEALRGSAWTGEEAVLYQTGGEGHVYFLEKSGWGDKAEREMDAVVSFIKRS; encoded by the coding sequence ATGCCCGAGGCGTGCTGCAACACTGCAATCGTGCACACACTTCGCTTCCGCTCGTCGGAAACTCGACCGCGCGCGACCGCGGCCATGGATCCGGACACCGAGGTCGACTTCGACTTCTCGCCGTTCCTCATCCGCTACAAGAGCGGCCGCGTCCACCGTCTCATGGGCGCGTCCAGAGTCGACGCCGGCACGGACGCCGCCACGGGCGTCACCTGCAAGGACGTCGTCATCGACGCCGACGCCGGCCTGGCCGCGCGGCTCTACCTGCCCAAGGACGTCCCGCGGTCCGAGAAGCTCCCCGTCCTCGTCTACTTCCACGGGGGCGCCTTCGCCGTCCACTCGGCCTTCTCCGGCACGCACCACCGCTTCCTCAACGCCCTCGTGGCCGCGGCCGGCGTCGTGGCCGTGTCAGTCGACTACCGCCTCGCGCCCGAGCACCCGCTCCCGGCCGCCTACGACGACGCGTGGGCGGCGCTCCGCTGGGCCCTGGCGAGCTGCGCGCCGGCCGCCGGGCGGGAGCCGTGGCTGGCCGAGCACGGCGACGCTGCGCGCGTCTTCGTCGCGGGCGACAGCGCCGGCGCCAACATCGCGCACCACATGGCGACAAGGGCCGGCGGCGGAGAGAACGGGATGCCGGCGGGCGCGCGGATCGAAGGGCTGGTGCTCCTGCACCCGTACTTCCGCGGCAAGGATCTGGTGCCGTCGGAGGGCGCGGACCCCAGGTTCCTGCAGAGGGTGGAGAGGTCGTGGGGCTTCGTGTGCGCGGGGAGGTACGGGGCCGACCACCCGTTCATCAACCCGCTGGCGATGCCGGCGGAGGAGTGGGCGGCGCTCGGCTGCCGGCGAGCACTTGTCACCGTGGCGGAGCTGGACACGATGCGGGACAGGGGCCGGAGGTACGTGGAGGCGCTGAGGGGGAGCGCGTGGACAGGGGAGGAGGCGGTGCTGTACCAGACCGGCGGCGAGGGGCACGTCTACTTCCTGGAGAAGTCCGGCTGGGGCGACAAGGCGGAGAGGGAGATGGACGCCGTCGTCTCGTTCATCAAGCGGAGCTAG